One stretch of Mastomys coucha isolate ucsf_1 unplaced genomic scaffold, UCSF_Mcou_1 pScaffold12, whole genome shotgun sequence DNA includes these proteins:
- the Septin5 gene encoding septin-5 isoform X1, protein MDSLAAPQDRLVEQLLSPRTQAQRRLKDIDKQYVGFATLPNQVHRKSVKKGFDFTLMVAGESGLGKSTLVHSLFLTDLYKDRKLLSAEERINQTVEILKHTVDIEEKGVKLKLTIVDTPGFGDAVNNSECWKPITDYVDQQFEQYFRDESGLNRKNIQDNRVHCCLYFISPFGHGLRPVDVGFMKALHEKVNIVPLIAKADCLVPSEIRKLKDRIREEIDKFGIHVYQFPECDSDEDEDFKQQDRELKESAPFAVIGSNTVVEAKGQRVRGRLYPWGIVEVENQAHCDFVKLRNMLIRTHMHDLKDVTCDVHYENYRAHCIQQMTSKLTQDSRMESPIPILPLPTPDAETEKLIRMKDEELRRMQEMLQKMKQQMQDQ, encoded by the exons ATGGATTCACTGGCAGCACCCCAGGACCGCCTGGTGGAGCAGCTGCTGTCGCCGCGCACCCAGGCCCAGAGGCGgctcaag GACATCGACAAGCAGTACGTTGGCTTCGCCACACTGCCCAACCAGGTGCATCGCAAGTCAGTCAAGAAGGGTTTCGACTTCACGCTCATGGTAGCTG GTGAGTCCGGCCTGGGGAAGTCTACCCTTGTCCATAGCCTCTTTCTGACCGACCTGTATAAGGACCGGAAACTGCTGAGTGCTGAGG AACGCATCAACCAGACAGTAGAGATCCTGAAACACACTGTCGACATTGAGGAGAAGGGAGTCAAGTTAAAGCTCACCATTGTGGACACGCCCGGCTTTGGGGATGCAGTGAACAACTCTGAATG tTGGAAGCCCATCACTGACTATGTGGACCAGCAGTTTGAGCAGTATTTCCGAGATGAAAGTGGCCTGAACCGCAAGAACATCCAGGACAACCGGGTGCACTGCTGCCTGTACTTCATCTCCCCGTTCGGACACGG ATTGAGGCCAGTGGATGTGGGCTTCATGAAGGCACTGCATGAGAAAGTGAACATCGTTCCACTCATCGCCAAAGCTGACTGCCTGGTCCCCAGTGAGATCCGGAAGCTGAAGGACAGG ATACGGGAGGAGATCGACAAGTTTGGGATCCATGTGTACCAGTTCCCAGAATGTGactcagatgaagatgaagacttCAAGCAACAGGACCGGGAACTGAAG GAAAGTGCACCCTTCGCCGTTATCGGCAGCAACACTGTGGTGGAGGCCAAGGGGCAGCGGGTCCGGGGGCGACTGTACCCGTGGGGGATCGTCGAAG TGGAGAATCAGGCGCACTGCGATTTTGTGAAGCTCCGCAACATGCTCATCCGCACTCACATGCACGATCTCAAAGACGTGACGTGCGACGTGCACTATGAGAACTACCGTGCCCACTGCATCCAGCAGATGACCAG CAAACTCACACAGGACAGCCGCATGGAGAGTCCCATCCCTATACTCCCGCTACCCACACCAGATGCGGAGACAGAGAAGCTCATCAGGATGAAGGATGAAGAG CTGAGGCGCATGCAGGAGATGTTGCAGAAGATGAAGCAGCAAATGCAAGACCAGTGA
- the Gp1bb gene encoding platelet glycoprotein Ib beta chain, with protein sequence MGSRPRGALSLLLLLLAPPSRPASGCPAPCSCAGTLVDCGRRGLTWASLPAAFPPDTTELVLTGNNLTALPPGLLDALPALRAAHLGANPWRCDCRLLPLRAWLAGRPERAPYRDLRCVAPPALRGRLLPYVAEDELRAACAPGLLCWGALVAQLALLVLGLLHALLLALLLGRLRRVRARARARSMREFSLTAPLVAE encoded by the exons ATGGGCTCCC GGCCACGCGGGGCGCTGAGCCTGTTACTTCTGCTGCTAGCGCCGCCCAGCCGCCCAGCCTCTGGCTGCCCCGCGCCGTGCAGCTGCGCAGGGACGCTCGTAGACTGTGGGCGCCGCGGGCTGACCTGGGCCTCGCTGCCAGCTGCCTTCCCTCCCGACACCACCGAATTGGTGCTGACCGGCAACAACCTGACAGCGCTGCCGCCGGGGCTTCTGGACGCGCTGCCTGCGCTGCGCGCAGCGCACCTGGGCGCCAACCCCTGGCGCTGCGACTGCCGCCTATTGCCGCTGCGCGCCTGGCTGGCCGGCCGCCCGGAGCGCGCGCCCTACCGCGACCTGCGCTGTGTCGCGCCCCCGGCGCTGCGCGGCCGCTTGCTGCCCTACGTGGCGGAGGATGAGCTGCGGGCCGCGTGCGCGCCGGGCCTACTCTGCTGGGGAGCTCTGGTGGCGCAGCTAGCGCTGCTGGTGCTCGGGCTGCTACACGCTCTGCTGCTGGCACTCCTACTAGGTCGCCTGCGGAgggtgcgcgcgcgcgcgcgcgcgcgctccaTGCGCGAGTTCTCACTCACAGCCCCGCTGGTGGCCGAGTAG
- the Septin5 gene encoding septin-5 isoform X2 — protein sequence MSTGLRYKSKLATPEDKQDIDKQYVGFATLPNQVHRKSVKKGFDFTLMVAGESGLGKSTLVHSLFLTDLYKDRKLLSAEERINQTVEILKHTVDIEEKGVKLKLTIVDTPGFGDAVNNSECWKPITDYVDQQFEQYFRDESGLNRKNIQDNRVHCCLYFISPFGHGLRPVDVGFMKALHEKVNIVPLIAKADCLVPSEIRKLKDRIREEIDKFGIHVYQFPECDSDEDEDFKQQDRELKESAPFAVIGSNTVVEAKGQRVRGRLYPWGIVEVENQAHCDFVKLRNMLIRTHMHDLKDVTCDVHYENYRAHCIQQMTSKLTQDSRMESPIPILPLPTPDAETEKLIRMKDEELRRMQEMLQKMKQQMQDQ from the exons ATGAGCACAGGACTGCGGTACAAGAGCAAGCTGGCGACCCCAG AGGACAAACAG GACATCGACAAGCAGTACGTTGGCTTCGCCACACTGCCCAACCAGGTGCATCGCAAGTCAGTCAAGAAGGGTTTCGACTTCACGCTCATGGTAGCTG GTGAGTCCGGCCTGGGGAAGTCTACCCTTGTCCATAGCCTCTTTCTGACCGACCTGTATAAGGACCGGAAACTGCTGAGTGCTGAGG AACGCATCAACCAGACAGTAGAGATCCTGAAACACACTGTCGACATTGAGGAGAAGGGAGTCAAGTTAAAGCTCACCATTGTGGACACGCCCGGCTTTGGGGATGCAGTGAACAACTCTGAATG tTGGAAGCCCATCACTGACTATGTGGACCAGCAGTTTGAGCAGTATTTCCGAGATGAAAGTGGCCTGAACCGCAAGAACATCCAGGACAACCGGGTGCACTGCTGCCTGTACTTCATCTCCCCGTTCGGACACGG ATTGAGGCCAGTGGATGTGGGCTTCATGAAGGCACTGCATGAGAAAGTGAACATCGTTCCACTCATCGCCAAAGCTGACTGCCTGGTCCCCAGTGAGATCCGGAAGCTGAAGGACAGG ATACGGGAGGAGATCGACAAGTTTGGGATCCATGTGTACCAGTTCCCAGAATGTGactcagatgaagatgaagacttCAAGCAACAGGACCGGGAACTGAAG GAAAGTGCACCCTTCGCCGTTATCGGCAGCAACACTGTGGTGGAGGCCAAGGGGCAGCGGGTCCGGGGGCGACTGTACCCGTGGGGGATCGTCGAAG TGGAGAATCAGGCGCACTGCGATTTTGTGAAGCTCCGCAACATGCTCATCCGCACTCACATGCACGATCTCAAAGACGTGACGTGCGACGTGCACTATGAGAACTACCGTGCCCACTGCATCCAGCAGATGACCAG CAAACTCACACAGGACAGCCGCATGGAGAGTCCCATCCCTATACTCCCGCTACCCACACCAGATGCGGAGACAGAGAAGCTCATCAGGATGAAGGATGAAGAG CTGAGGCGCATGCAGGAGATGTTGCAGAAGATGAAGCAGCAAATGCAAGACCAGTGA